A single genomic interval of Streptomyces sp. NBC_00663 harbors:
- a CDS encoding TlyA family RNA methyltransferase, whose amino-acid sequence MAGVARRRLDAELVRRKLARSREHASQLIAAGRVTVGKTVATKPATQVETAAAIVVQSDDNDPEYVSRGGHKLAGALAAFVPRGLVVEGRRALDAGASTGGFTDVLLRSGAAHVVAVDVGYGQLAWSLQSDERVTVKDRTNVRELTLEAIDGEPVDLVVGDLSFIPLGLVLPALARCVKPDADLVMMVKPQFEVGKERLGSGGVVRSTQLRAEAVRGVAEKAWELGLGVNGVTASPLPGPSGNVEYFLWLRAGAPALDPADVDRAVAEGPR is encoded by the coding sequence GTGGCAGGAGTCGCACGGCGCCGTCTGGACGCGGAGCTGGTCCGCCGGAAGCTTGCGCGGTCGCGTGAGCACGCCAGCCAGCTGATCGCGGCCGGGCGGGTCACCGTCGGCAAGACCGTGGCGACCAAGCCCGCGACGCAGGTGGAGACAGCTGCGGCGATCGTGGTGCAGAGCGACGACAACGACCCCGAGTACGTGTCCCGGGGCGGGCACAAGCTCGCGGGCGCGCTGGCGGCGTTCGTGCCGCGGGGGCTCGTCGTCGAGGGGCGGCGGGCGCTGGACGCGGGCGCGTCCACCGGCGGGTTCACCGATGTGCTGCTGCGGTCGGGGGCCGCGCACGTCGTCGCCGTGGACGTCGGTTACGGACAACTCGCGTGGAGTCTTCAGAGCGATGAACGCGTCACCGTCAAGGACCGTACGAACGTACGCGAGTTGACGCTTGAAGCGATCGATGGGGAACCTGTGGATCTTGTCGTGGGGGATCTGTCCTTCATCCCGCTCGGGCTGGTGCTGCCGGCCCTGGCGCGGTGCGTGAAGCCGGACGCCGACCTGGTGATGATGGTCAAGCCGCAGTTCGAGGTGGGGAAGGAACGGCTGGGCAGTGGGGGAGTCGTACGGAGCACGCAGCTGCGGGCGGAGGCCGTGCGGGGAGTGGCCGAGAAGGCGTGGGAACTCGGGCTCGGGGTGAACGGGGTCACGGCCAGTCCGTTGCCCGGGCCCTCGGGCAATGTCGAATACTTTCTGTGGCTGCGTGCCGGGGCGCCCGCCCTGGATCCGGCCGACGTTGACCGTGCAGTGGCGGAGGGGCCTCGTTGA
- a CDS encoding glycosyltransferase family 4 protein gives MSSHSPHGQSPLRTVQVLGGGNAGSSAHVRSLTSGLVARGVKVTVCAPVEADRLYDFTGAGAEHVHVPRSSDPGSVSALRAACTDADLVHAHGLHASFRAVLALSGRTTPLVVTWHDRAHAEGARAHLVRLLERRVVKAASVVLGATSALVDRARTTGARDARLAAVALPGARGAVRLEDPDRLRPKVRAELGATGRPLLMAVGSLDRQRGYDTLLDASLAWRALDPVPLVVIAGEGALRGELQRRIEDEELPVRLIGRRDDVAELLAAADLALVCSSWESRSLLAQEALHARVPLVATGVGGMPELVGDAAELVPYGDVQALADTVMRLLGDPARCEELREKGVGQAATWPTEDETVAQVLSVYDELTQPCPLV, from the coding sequence GTGAGCAGCCACTCACCGCACGGTCAGTCACCGCTGCGCACCGTGCAGGTGCTCGGCGGCGGCAACGCCGGCAGCAGCGCGCATGTGCGGTCGCTGACGTCCGGGCTCGTCGCGAGAGGCGTGAAGGTCACCGTGTGCGCCCCCGTCGAGGCGGATCGCCTCTACGACTTCACCGGCGCCGGTGCCGAACATGTGCACGTGCCGAGAAGCAGCGACCCCGGCTCCGTGTCGGCGCTGCGGGCGGCCTGCACCGACGCCGATCTCGTCCACGCGCACGGTCTGCACGCCTCGTTCCGGGCCGTCCTCGCGCTGAGCGGGCGGACCACTCCGCTCGTCGTGACCTGGCACGACCGGGCGCACGCGGAGGGCGCGCGGGCCCATCTCGTGCGGCTGCTGGAGCGGCGGGTCGTGAAGGCCGCGTCCGTGGTGCTGGGCGCGACCTCGGCCCTCGTCGACCGGGCCCGCACCACCGGTGCCCGGGACGCGCGGCTGGCCGCCGTCGCCCTGCCCGGTGCCCGCGGGGCCGTGCGGCTGGAGGACCCCGACCGGCTGCGCCCCAAGGTGCGGGCCGAACTCGGAGCCACCGGACGGCCGTTGCTGATGGCCGTCGGCTCGCTCGACCGGCAACGCGGCTACGACACCCTGCTGGACGCCTCGCTCGCGTGGCGGGCGCTCGATCCGGTGCCGCTCGTCGTGATCGCCGGGGAGGGGGCGCTGCGGGGCGAGTTGCAGCGCCGGATCGAGGACGAGGAGCTGCCCGTCCGGCTGATCGGCCGGCGCGACGACGTCGCCGAGCTGCTCGCCGCCGCCGATCTCGCCCTGGTGTGCAGCAGCTGGGAGTCGCGTTCCCTTCTCGCCCAGGAAGCCCTCCACGCGCGCGTGCCGCTCGTCGCGACCGGCGTCGGCGGCATGCCCGAACTCGTGGGCGACGCCGCCGAACTCGTGCCGTACGGGGATGTCCAGGCGCTTGCGGACACCGTGATGCGGCTGCTCGGCGATCCCGCGCGGTGCGAGGAGCTGCGCGAGAAGGGCGTGGGGCAGGCTGCGACTTGGCCGACGGAGGACGAGACCGTCGCTCAAGTGCTCAGCGTCTACGACGAGTTGACCCAGCCGTGCCCGCTGGTCTAG
- a CDS encoding glycoside hydrolase family 15 protein: MAGRIEDYALIGDMQTAALVCRDGTVDWLCLPRFDSHAIFAGLLGTEEHGFWRLGPAHAADAEPPTAARRTYRGDSLILESEWDTPRGTVRITDFMPPRDGAPQLIRIVEGVSGRVPMRSALRMRFSYGRVVPWVHKHEGRTVAVAGPDSVWFDTDCETYGKSLTTYSDFTVAPGDRIAFTISWQPSHKDAPPLPEPEQSLELTEDFWREWVEHCTYHGPYREAVVRSLITLKALTYAPTGGIVAAPTTSLPEDIGGVRNWDYRYTWLRDAAITLSSLLRTGYREEARAWREWLLRAVAGDPENLQIMYGIAGERELGEAELDWLPGYENSAPVRVGNGAAHQLQLDVYGEVTEALHLAHMTGLARNDYASLLQLKLIRYLEDHWDEPDEGIWEVRGPRRHFVHSKVMAWVAVDRTIKLIESGDADGPLERWRELRDDIHRDVCEKGYDKERNTFTQSYGSQELDASLLLIPQMGFLPPDDKRVIGTIEAIQRELSTPDGFILRYPTEGDSEGVDGLPGDEGAFLACSFWMADDLAMIGRVDEARKLFEKLLALRNDLGLLAEEWDPVNQRQVGNFPQAFSHVPLIDTALRLTASGAYGG, encoded by the coding sequence GTGGCCGGGCGCATCGAAGACTACGCACTCATCGGAGACATGCAGACCGCCGCCCTGGTCTGCCGGGACGGCACAGTGGACTGGCTGTGCCTGCCCCGCTTCGACTCGCATGCCATCTTCGCCGGCCTGCTGGGCACCGAGGAGCACGGCTTCTGGCGCCTGGGGCCCGCGCATGCCGCCGACGCCGAGCCGCCCACCGCGGCCCGGCGCACCTACCGCGGCGACTCGCTGATCCTGGAGTCCGAGTGGGACACCCCACGCGGCACGGTCAGGATCACCGACTTCATGCCGCCGCGTGACGGCGCGCCGCAGCTGATCCGGATCGTGGAGGGTGTCTCGGGCCGCGTCCCGATGCGCTCGGCCCTCAGGATGCGTTTCTCGTACGGGCGGGTCGTGCCGTGGGTGCACAAGCACGAGGGGCGTACGGTCGCCGTGGCGGGCCCGGACTCTGTGTGGTTCGACACCGACTGCGAGACCTACGGCAAGTCGCTGACCACGTACTCGGACTTCACGGTCGCCCCGGGTGACCGGATCGCCTTCACCATCTCCTGGCAGCCCTCGCACAAGGACGCGCCGCCGCTGCCCGAGCCGGAGCAGTCCCTGGAACTCACCGAGGACTTCTGGCGCGAGTGGGTCGAGCACTGTACGTACCACGGCCCCTACCGCGAGGCCGTCGTCCGCTCCCTGATCACGCTGAAGGCCCTGACGTACGCCCCGACCGGCGGCATCGTCGCGGCCCCGACGACCTCCCTCCCCGAGGACATCGGCGGCGTCCGCAACTGGGACTACCGCTACACCTGGCTCCGTGACGCGGCCATCACCCTGTCCTCGCTGCTGCGCACCGGGTACCGCGAGGAGGCCCGCGCCTGGCGCGAGTGGCTGCTGCGCGCGGTCGCCGGCGACCCCGAGAACCTCCAGATCATGTACGGCATCGCGGGTGAGCGGGAGCTGGGCGAGGCCGAGCTGGACTGGCTGCCGGGCTACGAGAACTCCGCCCCGGTCCGGGTCGGCAACGGCGCGGCCCACCAGCTCCAGCTGGACGTGTACGGCGAGGTCACCGAGGCCCTGCACCTCGCCCATATGACCGGGCTGGCCCGTAACGACTACGCGTCCCTGCTCCAGCTGAAGCTCATCCGCTACCTGGAGGACCACTGGGACGAGCCGGACGAGGGCATCTGGGAGGTGCGCGGCCCGCGCCGCCACTTCGTGCACTCCAAGGTCATGGCCTGGGTGGCGGTGGACCGCACGATCAAGCTCATCGAGTCCGGTGACGCGGACGGCCCGCTGGAGCGCTGGCGCGAGCTGCGCGACGACATCCACCGGGACGTGTGTGAGAAGGGTTACGACAAGGAGCGCAACACCTTCACCCAGTCGTACGGGTCCCAGGAGCTGGACGCCTCGCTGCTGCTGATCCCGCAGATGGGCTTCCTGCCGCCGGACGACAAGCGGGTCATCGGCACCATCGAGGCGATCCAGCGCGAGCTGTCCACGCCGGACGGCTTCATCCTGCGCTACCCGACCGAGGGCGACAGCGAGGGTGTCGACGGGCTGCCCGGTGACGAGGGCGCCTTCCTGGCCTGCTCGTTCTGGATGGCGGACGACCTCGCGATGATCGGCCGCGTCGACGAGGCCCGCAAGCTGTTCGAGAAGCTCCTCGCCCTGCGCAACGACCTCGGACTGCTCGCGGAGGAGTGGGACCCGGTGAACCAGCGCCAGGTCGGCAACTTCCCGCAGGCCTTCAGCCACGTCCCGCTGATCGACACGGCCCTGCGGCTGACGGCGTCGGGGGCGTACGGGGGCTGA
- the recN gene encoding DNA repair protein RecN, which yields MRIRSLGVIDDAVVELSPGFTAVTGETGAGKTMVVTSLGLLLGGRADPALVRIGAEKAVVEGRIALPTGSSAVLRAEEAGAELDDGALLVSRTVSAEGRSRAHLGGRSVPVGVLAELADELVAVHGQTDQQGLLKLSRQRQALDRYAGDAVAVPLAKYGEAYRRLRAVVVELDEITTRARERAQEADMLRYGLDEIAGVEPRAGEDVELAEEAERLGHAEALSSAATVAHAALAGNPEDPEGIDATTLVAGAQRALDAVRSYDPALAALADRIGEIGILLGDVAGELAGYADDLDADPLRLAAVEERRAALTALTRKYGEDVAAVLTWAEQSAARLTELDGDDERIGELTDERDALRAELGGLAQALTDARAEAASRFAAAVTAELASLAMPHARVSFDIRQTEDAEGVEVGGRAVAYGPSGADEVELLLAPHPGAPPRPIAKGASGGELSRVMLAVEVVFAGTDPVPTYLFDEVDAGVGGKAAVEIGRRLAKLAKSAQVVVVTHLPQVAAFADRQLLVEKTNDGSVTRSGVKVLEGEERVRELSRMLAGQEDSETARAHAEELLAAARSDA from the coding sequence ATGCGGATACGGTCGCTCGGAGTCATCGACGATGCCGTCGTCGAGCTGTCGCCCGGGTTCACCGCTGTCACCGGTGAGACGGGTGCGGGCAAGACCATGGTGGTCACCAGCCTGGGGCTGCTGCTCGGTGGGCGGGCGGACCCGGCGCTCGTGCGGATCGGGGCCGAGAAGGCGGTCGTGGAGGGGCGCATCGCGCTGCCCACGGGCTCCTCGGCCGTGCTGCGGGCCGAGGAGGCCGGGGCCGAGCTCGACGACGGGGCGCTGCTGGTCAGCCGTACCGTTTCCGCCGAGGGGCGGTCCCGGGCGCACCTGGGCGGGCGGAGCGTGCCCGTGGGTGTGCTCGCGGAGCTCGCGGACGAGCTGGTCGCCGTGCACGGACAGACCGATCAACAGGGGCTGCTGAAGCTGTCGCGGCAGCGGCAGGCGCTGGACCGGTACGCCGGGGACGCCGTCGCCGTGCCGCTCGCCAAGTACGGCGAGGCCTACCGGCGGCTGCGGGCCGTCGTGGTCGAGCTCGACGAGATCACCACACGCGCGCGTGAGCGGGCCCAGGAAGCCGACATGCTGCGCTACGGGCTCGACGAGATCGCCGGTGTCGAGCCGCGCGCCGGTGAGGACGTCGAGCTGGCCGAGGAGGCCGAGCGGCTCGGGCACGCCGAGGCGCTGTCGTCCGCGGCCACGGTCGCGCATGCGGCCCTCGCCGGGAACCCCGAGGACCCCGAGGGCATCGACGCCACGACGCTGGTGGCGGGGGCCCAGCGGGCGCTGGACGCCGTACGGTCCTACGACCCCGCTCTCGCCGCGCTCGCCGACCGGATCGGGGAGATCGGCATCCTGCTGGGCGACGTGGCGGGGGAGTTGGCGGGGTACGCCGACGATCTCGACGCCGATCCCCTGCGGCTGGCGGCCGTCGAGGAGCGGCGGGCCGCGCTCACGGCGCTGACCCGGAAGTACGGCGAGGATGTCGCCGCCGTTCTGACGTGGGCCGAGCAGAGTGCCGCGCGGCTGACCGAGCTGGACGGGGACGACGAGCGGATCGGGGAGCTCACCGACGAACGGGACGCGTTGCGGGCCGAACTGGGTGGGCTGGCGCAGGCGTTGACCGACGCACGGGCGGAGGCGGCATCGCGGTTCGCCGCTGCCGTGACCGCCGAGTTGGCCTCGCTGGCCATGCCGCACGCGCGTGTCTCCTTCGACATCCGGCAGACCGAGGACGCGGAGGGCGTCGAGGTCGGCGGCCGTGCTGTCGCGTACGGCCCTTCCGGTGCCGACGAGGTCGAGCTGCTGCTCGCCCCGCACCCCGGCGCTCCGCCGCGGCCCATCGCCAAGGGGGCCTCCGGTGGTGAGCTCTCCCGCGTGATGCTCGCCGTGGAGGTCGTGTTCGCGGGGACCGATCCGGTGCCGACCTATCTCTTCGACGAGGTCGACGCCGGTGTCGGCGGCAAGGCGGCGGTCGAGATCGGGCGGCGGCTCGCCAAGCTGGCCAAGTCCGCGCAGGTCGTGGTCGTCACCCATCTGCCGCAGGTCGCCGCTTTCGCCGACCGGCAGCTGCTGGTCGAGAAGACCAACGACGGGTCCGTCACGCGGTCCGGGGTGAAGGTGCTCGAAGGGGAGGAGCGGGTACGGGAGTTGTCCCGGATGCTGGCGGGACAGGAGGACTCGGAGACGGCTCGGGCTCATGCGGAGGAGTTGTTGGCGGCGGCGAGGTCGGACGCGTAG
- a CDS encoding NAD kinase, with amino-acid sequence MTQNRARTVFLLAHTGRPAAIRSAELVVKGLLREGIGVRVLEYEAADLPLPEEVELVKEATPQCLDGCELLIVLGGDGTLLRGAEFARASGVPMLGVNLGRVGFLAEAERDDLDKVVDRVVTKAYEVEERMTVDVVVHSNGDIVHTDWALNEAAVQKAGAEKLLEVVLEIDGRPVTGFGCDGIVLSTPTGSTAYAFSAGGPVVWPEVEALLMVPISAHALFAKPLVTSPDSVLAVEVLPHIPPGVLWCDGRRTVELPAGARVEVRRGAVPVRLARLHHASFTDRLVAKFALPVSGWRGAPH; translated from the coding sequence TTGACACAGAACCGAGCTCGTACTGTTTTCCTGCTCGCCCACACCGGTCGGCCTGCGGCGATCCGCAGTGCCGAGCTGGTGGTGAAGGGGCTGCTGCGCGAGGGCATCGGTGTGCGGGTGCTGGAGTACGAGGCCGCGGACCTGCCGCTTCCGGAGGAAGTGGAGCTGGTCAAGGAGGCGACTCCGCAGTGCCTCGACGGGTGCGAGCTGCTGATCGTGCTGGGCGGGGACGGGACGCTGCTGCGCGGCGCCGAGTTCGCCCGGGCGTCCGGGGTGCCGATGCTGGGCGTCAATCTCGGGCGGGTGGGCTTCCTCGCCGAGGCCGAGCGGGACGACCTCGACAAGGTCGTCGACCGGGTGGTCACGAAGGCGTACGAGGTCGAGGAGCGGATGACCGTCGATGTCGTCGTGCACAGCAACGGGGACATCGTGCACACCGACTGGGCGCTGAACGAGGCGGCGGTGCAGAAGGCCGGCGCCGAGAAGCTGCTGGAAGTGGTGCTGGAGATCGACGGGCGGCCGGTCACCGGGTTCGGGTGCGACGGGATCGTGCTGTCGACGCCGACCGGGTCCACCGCTTACGCGTTCTCCGCCGGTGGGCCTGTGGTGTGGCCCGAGGTCGAGGCGTTGCTGATGGTGCCGATCAGTGCGCACGCGCTGTTCGCGAAGCCGCTCGTGACATCGCCGGATTCTGTGCTGGCTGTGGAGGTTCTGCCCCACATTCCGCCGGGCGTGCTGTGGTGTGACGGGCGGCGGACCGTGGAGCTGCCGGCCGGGGCGAGGGTCGAGGTGCGGCGGGGGGCCGTGCCGGTGCGGCTGGCCCGGCTGCACCATGCGTCCTTTACCGACCGGCTGGTGGCGAAGTTCGCGTTGCCTGTTTCCGGGTGGCGGGGGGCTCCGCACTAG
- a CDS encoding FAD-binding oxidoreductase, whose protein sequence is MASPSKAGAALTALREQLVGDVFAPGDSGYDEARTVFNAMIDRRPAVIAQCVDEADVVRAVRFGRDLDLPIAVRGGGHSVAGMALNDGGLVVDLRHMRAVTVAPAVRAARIAGGATMSDLDRACQPHGLATTGGRASTTGVGGFVLGGGTGWLDRWCGLAVDNLLGVDLVTADGRQVHASADDHPELFWALHGGGGNFGIATALTLRLHELPEFSIALLLYRPEHGGEVVRTYRDVIESGPDEAAGGVLFFMAPPEEFVPPHLVGTLVCGALLTYVGGEEDLRKVAQPLLALPHESEIVGTMPYADVQCMIDDPPGLRNYWSAEYLTGVPDDFVDVFCARADTLPEGTGTQHVVWPQGGAIAAGPAEYPVPFRSAPWAVHPYGMWEDPADDERCMRWVRDVRADVRPWSTGDVYLNFIGDEGDERVVAGVGAENAHRLAALKRRYDPDNVFRFNHNIRPT, encoded by the coding sequence ATGGCCTCCCCATCGAAGGCGGGCGCGGCGCTCACCGCGCTCCGCGAGCAACTGGTCGGCGATGTGTTCGCCCCGGGGGACTCGGGCTACGACGAGGCCCGTACCGTCTTCAACGCGATGATCGACCGGCGTCCGGCGGTGATCGCCCAGTGCGTGGACGAGGCCGACGTCGTACGGGCCGTGCGCTTCGGCCGTGACCTGGACCTGCCGATCGCGGTGCGCGGCGGCGGGCACAGTGTGGCGGGGATGGCGCTGAACGACGGCGGTCTGGTCGTCGACCTGCGCCATATGCGGGCGGTCACCGTCGCTCCCGCGGTACGGGCGGCACGGATCGCTGGCGGGGCCACGATGAGCGACCTGGACCGGGCCTGCCAGCCCCACGGCCTCGCCACCACCGGCGGCCGGGCCTCCACCACCGGCGTCGGCGGGTTCGTCCTCGGGGGCGGCACCGGCTGGCTGGACCGCTGGTGCGGACTCGCCGTCGACAACCTCCTCGGCGTCGACCTGGTCACCGCCGACGGCCGTCAGGTGCACGCGAGCGCGGACGACCACCCGGAGCTGTTCTGGGCCCTGCACGGCGGAGGCGGGAACTTCGGTATCGCGACCGCGCTCACGCTCCGGCTGCACGAACTGCCGGAGTTCTCCATCGCGCTGCTGCTGTACCGGCCCGAGCACGGCGGGGAGGTGGTGCGCACCTACCGTGACGTCATCGAGTCCGGCCCCGACGAGGCGGCCGGCGGCGTGCTGTTCTTCATGGCTCCGCCCGAGGAGTTCGTCCCGCCGCACCTGGTCGGCACGCTGGTGTGCGGCGCGTTGCTGACGTACGTGGGCGGCGAGGAGGACCTGCGCAAGGTCGCCCAGCCGCTGCTGGCGCTGCCGCACGAGTCGGAGATCGTCGGGACGATGCCGTACGCGGACGTGCAGTGCATGATCGACGATCCGCCCGGGCTGCGGAACTACTGGTCGGCCGAGTATCTGACCGGTGTGCCGGACGACTTCGTGGACGTCTTCTGTGCCCGCGCCGACACCCTGCCCGAGGGCACGGGCACCCAGCACGTGGTGTGGCCGCAGGGCGGGGCGATCGCCGCCGGCCCGGCCGAGTATCCGGTGCCGTTCCGCAGCGCCCCGTGGGCGGTCCACCCGTACGGCATGTGGGAGGACCCGGCGGACGACGAGCGCTGCATGCGCTGGGTCCGCGACGTCCGCGCCGACGTCCGCCCGTGGAGCACCGGCGACGTCTACCTCAACTTCATCGGCGACGAGGGCGACGAGCGGGTGGTGGCCGGGGTGGGCGCGGAGAACGCCCACCGACTCGCGGCCCTGAAACGCCGGTACGACCCGGACAACGTCTTCCGCTTCAACCACAACATCAGACCTACGTGA
- a CDS encoding PucR family transcriptional regulator codes for MDSRFDSQGTAGITVQRALELPGLRSGLPEILAGADRLGRSVRWVHAGEVPNIASLLKGGELLLTTGYGLGTRPAEQRAFVRTLAERGIAALVIELGPRFTRLPAALVDTARATGLPLVQLHREVPFVTVTEEIHTEIVNGHYALLQRAEEVHRRCTEALLGGGGVPQVLGILADFSDNPVFLETTDGQLLYAAGAGPEGADPLQVWEGLRGQHKDAPPAGSVLVDVPGGGPGTGSVRARLVLLPVRAPLVPVHRMAAERAAGILAVVLMQARQEEELAARGRGDFLTDLAEGRITAEDAPAQARVLGFKPGASPLLPVVMRLGDTLSPGGGWAVLARAVSEELASVGVPVLLGVRPVEGRVLVLLGLRSESERSAVADRVAAALRAGVERAGMERPGTQPPVVVVGVAGGWAAASAGLRHAAETATAAQGLSDRPWYDARRLDIDLLLWRLRDHPDLAAFVDRAIGPVRDHDARSKPPLLPTLETYLAHAGRKAETARELHLNRQTLYNRLARIGELLGTDLDDPQTVLALSLALRARRHVP; via the coding sequence ATGGACAGCAGATTCGACAGCCAGGGCACCGCCGGCATCACCGTTCAGCGGGCTCTGGAGCTGCCCGGCCTGCGCAGCGGCCTGCCCGAGATCCTCGCGGGCGCCGACCGGCTCGGGCGGTCCGTGCGCTGGGTGCACGCGGGCGAGGTGCCCAACATCGCGTCCCTCCTCAAGGGCGGCGAACTCCTGCTGACCACCGGCTACGGCCTCGGCACCCGCCCGGCCGAGCAGCGCGCGTTCGTCCGCACGCTCGCCGAGCGCGGCATCGCGGCCCTCGTCATCGAACTCGGCCCCCGCTTCACCCGCCTGCCCGCCGCCCTCGTCGACACGGCCCGCGCGACCGGCCTCCCCCTCGTCCAACTCCACCGCGAGGTGCCGTTCGTGACGGTCACGGAGGAGATCCACACCGAGATCGTCAACGGCCACTACGCGCTCCTCCAGCGCGCCGAGGAGGTCCACCGTCGCTGCACCGAGGCCCTGCTCGGCGGCGGCGGGGTGCCCCAGGTGCTCGGCATCCTGGCCGACTTCAGCGACAACCCCGTCTTCCTGGAGACGACCGACGGCCAGCTCCTGTACGCGGCCGGGGCAGGGCCGGAGGGCGCGGACCCGCTCCAGGTGTGGGAGGGGCTGCGCGGCCAGCACAAGGACGCTCCGCCGGCCGGGTCCGTACTGGTGGACGTGCCCGGCGGCGGGCCGGGGACGGGTTCGGTACGGGCGCGCCTGGTCCTGCTCCCCGTACGGGCCCCGCTCGTGCCCGTGCATCGGATGGCGGCCGAGCGGGCCGCGGGCATCCTCGCCGTCGTCCTGATGCAGGCCCGCCAGGAGGAGGAGCTGGCCGCGCGGGGCCGCGGCGACTTCCTCACCGACCTCGCCGAGGGCCGCATCACGGCGGAGGACGCGCCCGCGCAGGCTCGCGTGCTGGGCTTCAAGCCGGGCGCCAGCCCGCTGCTGCCGGTGGTGATGCGGCTCGGCGACACCCTCTCCCCCGGCGGCGGGTGGGCGGTGCTGGCCCGGGCGGTGTCGGAGGAGCTGGCCTCGGTGGGCGTTCCGGTGCTGCTCGGCGTACGACCGGTGGAAGGCCGTGTCCTCGTGCTGCTGGGCCTGCGTTCGGAGTCGGAGCGGTCTGCGGTCGCGGACCGGGTCGCGGCGGCATTGCGGGCCGGGGTGGAGCGGGCCGGGATGGAGCGGCCCGGAACCCAGCCACCGGTCGTCGTGGTCGGCGTGGCAGGCGGCTGGGCGGCGGCCTCGGCGGGGCTGCGGCACGCGGCGGAGACGGCGACGGCGGCCCAGGGCCTGTCGGACCGCCCCTGGTACGACGCCCGCCGCCTCGACATCGACCTGCTGCTGTGGCGGCTGCGCGACCATCCCGACCTGGCGGCCTTCGTCGACCGTGCGATCGGCCCGGTACGGGACCACGACGCCCGCTCCAAGCCGCCGCTGCTGCCGACGCTGGAGACCTACCTGGCCCACGCGGGCCGCAAGGCGGAGACGGCACGCGAGCTCCACCTCAACCGCCAGACGCTGTACAACCGCCTCGCCCGCATCGGCGAGTTGCTGGGCACCGACCTCGACGACCCGCAGACGGTGCTGGCGTTGAGCCTGGCCCTGCGCGCCCGCAGGCACGTGCCCTAG